The DNA sequence cactttgaataaaaaattaaagtacTTTTTGCAAGTACAAAtgctttttatgtctttacaaaataaaaaaagttaaatgtaaagACAATACAACATAACATTGGTAAAACATAACATACAACATATGGAGACTAAATTACGGTGCATGCTGAcaagtatgtttttatgtgagGTTTTTAGAACATGCTTTAGCTTTAACACTTATGCTTAATTTAATCCTTTTGGGTTGCAAGTCATGAAACTGAGTTAATAATTAAACAGGAGTTGATTCAACTAACCCAAACCATCAGCTTCCTTCCTtgtacacagagaaacatataTTTGAGATCCTGTTCTTATGTTTGCCTTGTTGCTTGTATATTTGAGTGGATTTCGTGCAGATGGGGGTTGAATGTTTCTTTGACAATCGCAAACTGGCAGCATGGGCAGATGTTTTGTTCCTCTGCTGTCTCCCCTCTCACCTCTGCGAAGTCTGTTGTGAGCTTCACTCTCATCTGTCAAAACACTGTCTTGTGTACAGTTTCATCTCTGCTGTGCCTGTCACCAGGTACTATCACGCTCATACGCACATACATTGCAATAgattttttattatgatttgAGTCAATGAatcctttcttctttctgtttttcagattgACTACACTTCTTAGACACAACTTCATTCTAAAACCACAATACAGTTTTGTGGCTTGTGACACTGCAGATCTGTGGCTGTCCTGCACTCATCTGACCACTGCTTTGACACATCCTTTGCTGATAGAGGCATCATGTCCTCTTACAATGAGTGGTATGTCATATTTCAAGGCTTCCAACTTAACATTTGAAATTGGAGTGTAATTTAAACTGCATTCATTAAACtatttgtgacttttttcaTGTAGGTGGGATTTCTCTGGGTATGAATTGGGTGTGTGCAGTGTTGTACACCCTGCTAAATATTTGCACTTCTGCCTGTCTGGGGTCCAGTGATGCCTTGTTTCTGATCAACAGTCTCTTCAAAGAGAAATGGACACACGACATGGATTTAAATGCACAACATTTAATCCGGGCATCTTATGCATGTTCGCTTCTCAAAGAGGAGTGAGTGCAACATTGTATAGCTCAATAATACTTATACTCAGAAATAAGTTAGTCTTGTTGGTCCTgtccaaagaataaaatgtaaaatcccTGCATGTAGTTACTTTCATTGTGGCATAGATTTACatcaaagattttaaaaaggtgctTTATGATACAAGATTGAAGgaaaattaataatgaattCATTAAAATGATTGCTATGCTTTGATTTTGTTCCCCCCTCAAAGGCCTTTTCCCTGGATTTCTCTCACTGATGCCCAGACCAAAGAGACACCTCTGCAGCGCTTTCTATCAAGCAATAAATCTATGCAACAGTGCATCTCTGCAGCATACAAGTCACTGCTAGAGAAACCGCTAAAATTGCACAATTAAATCCAAATGTAAATCTTATTTTCTCTGAGTTTAGGAATGTGAACTTTATTTTATACAGTTTCATTCAAgatatatttgaataaataggACTCAACAGTGTATTTAGTGAGATATTTCGATATTCGGTGCAGATATTgtgtttttcaatattttatacCTTAgatgttttgtaaatgtgtaaacaattttacaatacaatacaggaaaaggaaaaattgtgtttttattttgtgacatattaaaaatgaataaaaaaatccaacaaataaaacaacttgTGTCATCACTTGTTGTCTAGTTACACTTTCCTTTAATATTTGAATTCCGGGAAAGTTAACTGCTACCACACTTCTAAGTATTTCCAAAACTatacaaaaacatatacaaCTAACACATTGACACCGAGAAACAAGTTCAAATGCAGCTCTGTTGAAACTCGCCGATTTTCGTCAACATTCGGGAAAACACGGAAGTCTTAAAAATTCAGCTGCTTTTTTCCCTGTTAAGCATCCGCATCGTCACATGACTGGCGGGGTATGGAAGTGTAACGTTTTTTCCTGACGGTCTGTGGTGGAGTAAAGTAAAACCATCGACTTTTTGGATTGTTAGCGTTACATCGTGGTAAGTTTTTGGCTAGTGTAGCTGCACTGCTGCTTTTAGCTAGGTGGCTAATGCTAGCCACATGCAGGCACGCTTAATGTCAGTTTACCACGATGTGGCTAGTTATTGAGGGCAGTGGCTGtcacttacatacacacacagggagaTGGTTTCTACTGCTCAAGTGTTTATTCATAAATCTGTTCAGTAGTTAACGGGGACCGTTTCTATCACACAGCAGTTTGAGTTTTTCCAGCCGTCGCTAGGAGTCTATCTCTCTCCTTCTCAGTGAGGGGCGGAGTTTCATCTTTTTCAGCCACGCAGACTGGAGTGTTTTTCTTGGTTTTACACCCATGGAGAGATTAGAGCCTACATCCGAGCTTCAGTCGCGgctgtcttctctgtctttctcgTCTTTCCCCGGAATAACATCCCAACAGTGCGACAACAGACCGCTGGACAGGTAACCTGTTACTGCTGAGAGAATTTCCTATAGCTTCTGATGTTGCTCTTACTGAGTCCTGCTCTTGCTTAATACACCCAAATGTCATTGCCGTGAAACTGTTGTGATTTCTTTATTCTGCGGGTGTTCTGTCATCACTTCAGGCTCCAGAATACTGATCTTTCACAGAACTTTACCCAATCCCAAACGGACATGGATGAAGCCAAGGGGGATTCAGGGCCGCATTCAGAGgtagttaatattttaatatgctgAATAAGCTGTCAGTAAGTGGCAATAAACATCTAATTTCTCTGAAATAAtatgtcgtgtgtgtgtgtgtattttgaggGTAATAAAGAGGCCCCTGCTGAGCCAACCCTGGGGGAAGGAGGTGAGGAGAACAACAGTACTGGGAGCTGTCAACTCTCCACTGAGATGAAAGGTGAGGATCTGCTTAATGTACCATAATGACTGCTGATTTTGTATCTTTGATTTGATTAAGATATTAAATAGATGTTGTACAAATGGTCTAAGTAGACAAATGACACTTTTGTGAGGTTTATTTGAGCTAGATAAATATCAGAGTGGCTGTTTTGCTATTTGTGGACACACTGCTATTCTTCCTGATAATATGCAGCCCAGATGCCGCCCCTGAAGCCTCCAGCAACATGGACATCTGCTGCACTGACAGAGCTAAAGGCAAAGCTTCGAACAGAGAAGGACAGTGTGGTGACTGTGTACCGAGGCGACATCATGACCGTTCATGTGCCCACTGTTCCTGAGGCTAAAAAAGTGTGCTGGGAATTTGCCACAGACGGTTATGACATTGGCTTCGGCATATATTTTGACTGGAGTCCTGTCACGAACCGGTCTATCACAGTGCACATCAGTGAGTCaagtgatgatgaagatgaagaggaggagctggaaggTTAGTTATTGTTTTCCAATGTGTTCCCCAGGCTAAATGTAGCTCATACTAATGTTTCCTTGAAACCATTTTCACTGGATGGCGTCTAAATAAGCATCAGGTATTTTCTATCTACTGCATGAAACTCCCcatactttttttgtttgtttatttatttttcttccaatGCTGGGATACGAGGCGTTATGTTGACTTTGTGGTATATGTGACTTGTGCTGCAGCACCTGTGAGCAATGGCGACGTTGAGAAGGGCTCAAAGGCACAAACCAACTCCAACTTGGCTGAAATCTTACCTGTATACCGGCAGGACAGTCACTTGTCCGTCCAGGGAGGGAGCCACGATTTTCCAGGTGATGGCACCTATCTGCTGAAGTTTGACAACTCCTACTCACTATGGAGAAATAAAACTCTTTACTACAGGGTTTATTACAGTGCCTGAGATTTCAATTCATTGTTTATGAATGTATAATTTATAGAAGCATATTACTCTTAAGaatgacaaattattttgattCCATACTTGGAAAAAGGTGAAGTTAGAAAAGGTTAAATATAGTCAGGTCTATTTTTATTGCATTCAACTTGTGTTTCCACATGTTGAATTTACGTTTACTGTCAGGTTGTTTTAAAGGCAACACTTTCTCCAGTGTCTTGCTAATATGTGAAGAAGCCTTGCATATGTACCATGTTCCCATATGTGCACCGTGTGCTATTTGCTCAAGTGTCTGTCATAAAACCTAAATTGTCTTCAGCTGTAACATTTTCAATAGTAGCAGTAATCAGGGAACACACgcacagattttattttgccCAGAAGGGCTTAATCAGcagcatttttgttatttttatgttgctgtaaattatatttaccCTTCTGCTCTGtggcaaaacatgttttataccTGTGTTGATTCAAACCACATAATAAGGATACCATTTGAAAATACTAACTGTGCAAAGACATGTCTGCAGTCATAGTAGTGTGTTGGTGAAAGATATGAGTTGAATGTACTGAATCAAGTGGTAATAGCTTTCCAGAGTGGGCTTTTTATGACCTAAATAAAAGCCATTCCTTATCACATGAAGCTGTTATTATGTAATATAGattcaatatttacatttgctgCACCCCCTttaatttgcagttttaatgttcatctaaatgtattttgtgcACAGGTCTGTGTAAGTAAGGTCACCGTGTTTGTTTCTGAATATCTCAAGTGTGTGGAACAtacttcctgtttgtgttcaATAGCTTTGTTTCATCTTGTTTCTACTAAAACGGTTGCTTCTTCCACATTCATATATGAGCATGTTTCCAAAGATGTCAGGTTTGGCTGCTGatgctgtaaacaaatgtaaagcaGCAGGTTTAAAGTTTCCCATGTTTGCTGTACTGTACCTTTACTGTTGACACTTAGTCCTGAAatttatatgaaaaaataaagagaagttTGTCTTGCATTCTTTGTGATTAATTTGAGAAACCTAAGTGATCTGCATTAAGTAGTTGGATGTACAGTagctaaatgttaatgtatcCTGTAGCTATAAAACAACATTAAGACTTATGGTGTGTACTGTAACTGCACATCCAGGATTAGAAAGGACTTCAGGAGGATCCCATGTGATTCCATTAAATTGTGACATTAGGGGATTGATGTAATTGTTAGAGGTGCTGATGAAACACGGTTTTATTTTCAGCTCTTTCCCAAGGGTCATTCTGAATACGGAGTTTCATGTAGTGTCACTCATATTTACTCGATAAGCAAAAGGACAAACATGTTCTTTAATAGCTCCTAAACAAACAGTGCTACTCCAATGCTATCATTTTACTTTAGATGTGAGTGATGATTGATGATATGCATTTCAAATTTCTGCATCAGGCTGAATCTAGTCTAGTAGTATTTGTAAGGTGTTATTTGTAAACCCTAAAGGCACTTGAAACGGTTTGGTAACTTTATGTAGGGGGCAGAACAAGAACAACAGGGCTGCAAAGAGTTTTTCCAAATATAATTGcgaaatgtgattttttttttcccgaaTAGAAATGAAAGACTCAACATTAGAAATAGTCTCCTAAACCATATAAAAAATAAGCTGACAGCTTTTGAGGGGTGCTCTTCAGTGGTTTATGGAGGTAACAAGGCAACAAACTCAAAAATCGAAATCCATAAAAGGAGTAAATTCGTGACTTTTAAACCAATTATTTTAAGAAACTCCAGTACAAACATCATTAGTTGTGGAAAGATGCTCAGTAAAATGTTGCTAAATTGAGCCTGTGCACGTTGTATCCTAACGATACGTTAATGAATAGCGCGTCACAGGTGCGCGTTTTCATAGCGGCCTCGAAGTCAATTCGGCCAATCAGAAACGCTTGCTGAAGCCTCAGGTTCACCCAGTAATATGATCAGCTGGGGTTTTTTTCATGGAGAATGAGGAGACAACCGTGATCCTGCACCAACATGGGGAGCCTGGATTTTTATGTTCTTTGGTCTCTGCGCGACGCTCCTCGTCAGTTCATCAGGTAGAGctatattttaatgaaaatcCTGTAGTTGTCCCCAAACAAGTTTATTCAAACACCCGTTGACTCGGTCTACGCTCCGCAGCAAAACCAATCGAAGGTGCTTCCAAGTGCACATCCCACTGCCTCTTCCTAAACAGCTGGTCATCTTTGGTCTTGGAGAGTGGAAGTGCAGTGAACAAACAACAATCTCCGTCGAGGTTGTCGTCAGTGCTGAGGTGCAGCCTCAGAAAATTGGGACTCTGACATCTCAGACAAGGTATGTGAACAAAAAGCCATTCGTTAATTTCCCCCCAAAACGAATCTATGTAGCTGGATTTTTGACTTGATTCTCAGGTGTCTGACCTGGGAGGGTGACTGGACTAGTGATCTAGTCACAGAGGCAGCAGAAAAGAGCAGGAGAGGAGTTTATGGCAAGATTGTGCTCACAGTTTGTGGAGAGGTAtaaagttttctttaaaaaaaaacaaacagtgtcttTCTTTTCAAGCATAAAGATATACACCTTCCCACAATCATAGGTACACTCCATGTGGTTCTTAGATCatattgtacagtttgttttgtttgtgcccAGCCACAGGATAAATCCAGTCTTTTCAGCACTACTTCTCTGCTTCAGAGCAAATGTCTGTTTGCAGAACAGCACAGTACAACTGATCTCTCCAGCATATTACATGAAAATGCAGGACATGAAATGGTGAGACAAATTCACAGTACAGTACTTGCTCTTTGGCTGTCTCCAATTTTAGTTTTGATGAATCCTAATGCTTGAGTTAATGCACATTCTTGCAGATAAATTCCAACTCCTCAGGTCTGGGCGACAGTGTTTGCTATGTTGAGATGCAGGTCAATAAAATTGACAGCCGTGATTCCACTGTGGGAATTAAACCACAGGTGTGGCCTACGGTAAGACTCGTGCTAAACAATGGTTAACTGTGGACACatgaaataagaaataagaaatattaaTGAAATAAGTTAACTTATGTGGTTTTGTGATGCTAAAAGGATAAGACGCCCAGACGTACAGTCATTAGTAAGAGAGGCCACCTGACATGGAGCTCTGAGGACATGGACAGTCTCTCTGAGGACACGGACCGAGCTTCAACACCCAAGAAAAAGAGATTGCTGAGGATGAACAGCCAAGAAGAAATGACAGTGCAGATAAAAAATGAGAACAGACAAGGTCCGAAACAAAAACCCATGACCCACTTATCCCATCTGAATGATGCACAAAATACGCTTTGACAAAGCTCTTGATTAGTTTCAGTGAATCCATCGAGGCGCTGGAGCCATACGATGTGTCTGAGTGACCCAGACACTGCCATCCTCATCGGAGGGGAAACAGCAGATCAGAACTACTGTGAAGACTGGCTGTGGAAGCATGAATTAGGTCAGTTGAGTTTGCTGaattattagtttgtttaatGTTAACGTCCATAAAGGATGTCAGGTTCTTGGATAACATTAAAGCACCAGAATGAAAGTCTGCAAAAGCCATAAAAGCCATGTTTTTTGCCTGACCTCTTCCCAGACAATGATTTCTGGTTCCCCATAAACTCTTCTGCTTATGGACCTGTTCCTCCATGTGCCCAAGGACATTCTGCAACCTATGACCCAGACTCTAAGTCCGTCTTTGTGTATGGCGGCCTGAGGGAGGGTCAGCGCTACAGCGAGCTGTACATCCTTAATACTCTGACCTGGAAGTGGAAGCTTGTCACTGTGAGTTTGTTGCAAATGTGTTGCAATTTCTTACCAAATATTAAAGCAAagatacagatttttttttaaattttctttcgTGGATTTTAACCATGTAGGCTAAAGGAAATGTTCCCAGTTTGGCTTATCACTCAGCAGCTTTTTATAAGAAAGAGCTTTTTGTCTTTGGTGGAGTGCACCCAGGCCATTCTTCTGGGGATAAATTCTGCAGCAATGCTCTGTATATCTTCAACCCTGAGTTTGAACTCTGGTACAAGCCCATTGTGGAGGGTGACCGACCTCTGCCTAGGTTTGGGTCAGTGTTCTTTTCAAAAACAGCTATAGCAAATTTATcccgttttttgttttttcttttcttcctcccccAACAATCACATTATGACATTTGTATTGAACAGACACTCTGCCACCCTTCTTGCACAGAGGTTGATAATATTTGGTGGCCGAAAGACTGCAACCTACCTAAATGACCTACACGTCTTGGATCTAGGTAAGGTGAACATTCAGCCATGGCACTGAgtgatcattttgtgtctagatttccaatgatatttatttttgagtGAAGGATTCATGGAGTACACAGCTGTGAAGTGTGGGAACATGCCACCGCTACCTCGAGGGTGAGAACAGCCTTGATAAATGTCATGTGCCATGTAGTTatcttaatttaatatttttggtgCCTCTAACAGTTGTAATTAATGAAATATACcatttcacttatttatttcttttttttaaaggtgaacTGTTGGTATGAAATGTCTCCCCTGCCTGTACATTAACAGGTTCCATGCAGCTGTCCCAGTGTCTGACAACAGGATCTTGGTGAGTGGAGGCTGCAGTGCAATTGGAGCCCTGCATGATGTCCATATCTTCAACACTGGTAAGTAGTTTATCTTTGCCACATTACACTTAatatagagaaaataaaatatagaatCTGAGATCCAGTTTAGTCCATAATTGTTTTACATGTGTGGCAGTAAGACATGTACTGAAAGATCTGTATTTCCTCAGATACCAACATGTGGAGTTCAGTGGCATCTCCTCTGCTTTCCTCCAAGCCCCGTGCAGGACACAGCATGATAAGTTTGGGGTGCTCCACCCtaacagacacagaaaagcaTGAACAGGCTGAAAATGTCACTGTTCACTGCACAGTCCTGGTGTTCGGTGGGTCAGATTGCTCTGGTGCTTTCTATGACGACACAGTCAAGTGCATAATGAAGATTCCTGGTGACAAATGACGGATTTACCAGGGATCGCAGACTGTGGAAAGACAGAGGATGCTATGATCAAATATACCCAACtgtattttaagtgtttttttttttttaatgtattttaacttGATTGCCTTTATATAATCAACTGTCAACTTATTATAGCTTCCCTTTTGAGTCTCTTCCACAATGATCCATAATTTCACAGAGACAATATGCTGCGAGTGGTGGGTGATAGCTTCTGCATTTTGCATAACAAATCTCTGATCAGCATGTTTTACACACCACTGTTTTCCACCTCTTCCACCCCTTATACCAGTGTAGTTTTTACAGTAAAGTGATAAGCTGgacaaaagttaaataaaaatgctaaagtGTTTTAAACTCTTTATTCAAAGTAACATGACTGAAATGTAACAatttccaaaacattttattaaagaatgCACAGAAGTGCAGGACTCCCTAAAATCTAAAGAGCTGCTGTTTCAAGCACGCAGGTCAACAGGTGTGTCTGGTTGGCAAGATGGGTGGCTCATTTTGAAAGCATCAATCTCAAGTAAGGTTTGATGTAACCTTTTGATAAGTGGATACTGGCTGACGTCCACTTTGAACCTGTAAAGATGAGAGAAACGGAGAGATCATGCTTCTCTGTTCAGCAGGGCTTAGACCAACGGGGTGGACTTCATGTTACATAATTATATTGAGAGATGCAGGACATGGTGTACTACTGTAAAATAAACCATTTACCTCTCTGCATTGTAGACTTGTGGAACCAAACAGATGTCTGCCATGGATATCTAAAAGGTAGAACATGAATCAGATTGTGAAGGTTCTAGTGCCTTTCAATTGTTGGTATTTGATATGACTCTTACCTCATCACCGACACAGTACTTCCCTGCTGTCTGCCTCAGAATTGGTTCTAGAGCTGGAAAGTGTACATGTAAATTAATCATAAGGTGATGATAGCTCATACAGTTGTGAAGACAAGGATTCAACCAACCTTGAAAACCACGATCAATGAAGTGCTGAGCCCACTGCACTTTCTCTGCCCCTATTTTCTGGAGCACATACAAATTCTGAAACAGTCAGGAATAATACTGGTAAGATACTGCCTTTATGACATTAAAATCCATTTTATATCAGGCTTGGCCTTAAATGGCAATCATCCTTCTGCTTGAATGTAACTTTTTAACGCTTTTGACTGTGTTGTTCTCACCTGTAAGGGCTGGATTCCAGAGGCAATAAGATCACTTATCAATCGAACCTGCGCACGTTTGATTGGGTCTACCGGAAGAAGCCGAGGCCCCGGCCTTGTCTCATCAATATACTGAATGACTGCGAGCTGCGTGAGAAAATTAAGATTCTCAGGACAATGAGCTGCATAAAACCTAGTTTTGAAAAATGACAGTTGTGGAATATTCAGACTCACTGACTGAGAAAGAGTGACTCCATCGATTTCCACTGCAGGTACTTGCTGCATGGGGTTTAATTCTTTGTACTGCTCTGTAAgcttaagtaaaaaaataacatttttaacttttttctttaaacaccATCAAGGCTGTATTTGAGCATGTTAAGCATACAATTACTTGAGACTTTGCTTTACACAAAGTGTGCTAAAACACAATAAGTGCAGCATGGTGTTTGTATTGCCTTTGAATCCTGTTAATCAGTATACTGTACCTGCTGACCTCCATCTCTGATGAGATTGACTGGAACCTGGTCATATTCAATACCTTTGAGAGCAAAAGCTGGTGcacaaaaaaagttatattgTTGACgtcaaaatcatttaaatagcAGTCGAATAATGTTGTGGCATGACTTACCAATGCGCACCCGCCATGAGCAGGAGCTTCTGAAGTATCCATGAAGAACTGGCTAAACAGAAatccaataaaaacagaaaaccgTCAGTCTATTGGagaattgattgattgatgattTTCTCTTGATATACGCTGGTAAACCTTTAACGTATCTATTTGATCACCTTGGTTTGGGTTGCCATAGTTTTTAGTACGAGCTTTCACCCAGCTATCAACTATTGCTAACAGTTTTCCAACTCAGTTAACCACATTATCATCATCCTCCAGCAGCCAATAGGATCTGCTCCTAAACTCCCTCCTACTTACTCTTTGGTCCATGACTGTGCAATGTTTAAACATCGTATGTTTCACATTATTGACCCAGTTCATACATAACAGTTACTACAGTACCTTGGCCAAACCCCTTAAAGACACGTGCATTGTTGTGACTATAGCGACGTTATCTCTTGAATATCATGTACATTTCCCACTCTTTGTCCTTTACGATTAATGTATACAATCATGAATGGATATCCAATACAATCAGTTGCCCCAGCTAGCTGTGGTGAATTCAattcaggaggaattttggtCACACTTCAGAACCTGGTTACGTAATTTCCAGTATTTACGTAGAACACTGTCCAGTGATTTTTATCCAATGGCTAGTCGAGTTTATTCACTAAGGCGGGATTATCTCTATCCCTTACTAACTATTCGATAAAGTCTACCAACAGTGAACCAatcatgttttgcttttagtGGGTGTCAAATCATGGAGCGAATAGCATACCTCCGATTTCTCAAGAGCCCGCCCAAAAGTAATACGTCTCCTTGAGGGGAAAACCTGCGTCGTCGGTCAAATCCAGTCGGCCTAAAGACAAAATTTCAGCTATGGCGTCAACAGTGTTAAGATCAGCGTTAAGGACAAGGGTAAGATTTTCAAGCTCCTCAAGCTTTCAAACTGTTGCAACCCAGAGAAGCTGATTTGACAAAGGCCGTAGTTCCAGGTGTCATGTGCTGCAGGATTTACTGTGGGGCTTGGTGGTCTCACAGACTTGATTCAttgaagttgtgtttttttttttttttttttttttgtagaccATTGCAAATTTTGTGAGCAATCATTTGGCATATAAAGCATGCAACTTAAGAGCTGTTGAAACAGGTGGTCTGCCTCAGCTATCAGACactgtaattttattgtttagtgCTTCAGTCAACTTTCAGTCAAGTCGAGCAAGCTTGTCTTTGTCCCATTCAAGCCTTTTAGTTGCACATGTATCCTGTGAGCCTTTAGGCGCCGCTGAAAACCGCTTCCTATTCAGTGCCTTATAAAATATAGATGATTTAGGAGGGCTGGATAAGATTTATTGCATTTAAGAATTTCAGATTTCCCGCTGTGTTTCTTTCTCAGGTCCCTCTTAAAGTTGGTCATATGTGTTACTCCTCCTCTGTGGTGAGTTGAgtcagtgcacacttgcttgaGAGCAAGCTGTTAAAGTTTTCATCAGAGTTTGTACACGGACAATAAACCTGCTGACTAAATGCAGTTCTGATGTAACATCTCTCACAGCCCACCACTAAGCTGTTTATCAATGGGAAGTTTGTTGAATCCAAGACTGCAGAATGGCTGCATATTCACAATCCTGTAAGTATTGTTATCCTGAAATGGATAACACTATACATCCTTTTGAAGGACACCATGTACTGTTTTGTTATGCTCTGCATGATTCTCCACTCGAGGTTTGACACCTCTGTATCAAAACAAGCacattagatagatagatccaTAGAATGGATGTATGTTGTAAATTGATTTCTCCTGATgacccgcccccccccccctttgtaGGCTACCAGCGAGGTGATCGCACGTGTTCCCAAAGCCACTCAGGAGGAAATGTTGGCTGCTGTGGATTCTTGCTCCAGAGCCTTTCACTCCTGGTCAGAGACCTCCATCTTAGCTCGGCAGCAGGTCTTTCTGCGCTATCAGCAACTTATCAAGGACAACATTGTAAGTAAAAGAGTTACAAAGTACGAGGTGCAAGCACAAGTGAGCTCGATTTTAATTAGCTTAATACAATGTCACATTagcctctctttttttttacacctatCAGCATTGGCTCAGAGTCTGTTGCATATATCTTTTACCAAAATGCTTCTGTTTAAATTTGAACACAGAAAGAACTTGCCAAGGTCATCACACTGGAACAAGGAAAGACCCTTGCTGATGCGGAGGGGGATGTGTTCAGAGGATTGCGTAAGTTCATCCTACTCACATGTGCACAGAGGTATC is a window from the Channa argus isolate prfri chromosome 16, Channa argus male v1.0, whole genome shotgun sequence genome containing:
- the tmed8 gene encoding protein TMED8, producing the protein MERLEPTSELQSRLSSLSFSSFPGITSQQCDNRPLDRLQNTDLSQNFTQSQTDMDEAKGDSGPHSEGNKEAPAEPTLGEGGEENNSTGSCQLSTEMKAQMPPLKPPATWTSAALTELKAKLRTEKDSVVTVYRGDIMTVHVPTVPEAKKVCWEFATDGYDIGFGIYFDWSPVTNRSITVHISESSDDEDEEEELEAPVSNGDVEKGSKAQTNSNLAEILPVYRQDSHLSVQGGSHDFPGDGTYLLKFDNSYSLWRNKTLYYRVYYSA
- the noxred1 gene encoding NADP-dependent oxidoreductase domain-containing protein 1 isoform X2 — translated: MADVVSGLDSFSSDPGLTEDEKNTLFVLRARSAGLTFCGCAHAVYLCNLVHSLRDSIASEENGQLCVGILGMGHMGKQLLLSLLEMTLIKPSHIKVSTRRPESAMDFVQMGVECFFDNRKLAAWADVLFLCCLPSHLCEVCCELHSHLSKHCLVYSFISAVPVTRLTTLLRHNFILKPQYSFVACDTADLWLSCTHLTTALTHPLLIEASCPLTMSGGISLGMNWVCAVLYTLLNICTSACLGSSDALFLINSLFKEKWTHDMDLNAQHLIRASYACSLLKEEPFPWISLTDAQTKETPLQRFLSSNKSMQQCISAAYKSLLEKPLKLHN
- the gstz1 gene encoding maleylacetoacetate isomerase isoform X2 codes for the protein MATQTKPVLHGYFRSSCSWRVRIAFALKGIEYDQVPVNLIRDGGQQLTEQYKELNPMQQVPAVEIDGVTLSQSLAVIQYIDETRPGPRLLPVDPIKRAQVRLISDLIASGIQPLQNLYVLQKIGAEKVQWAQHFIDRGFQALEPILRQTAGKYCVGDEISMADICLVPQVYNAERFKVDVSQYPLIKRLHQTLLEIDAFKMSHPSCQPDTPVDLRA
- the noxred1 gene encoding NADP-dependent oxidoreductase domain-containing protein 1 isoform X1, giving the protein MADVVSGLDSFSSDPGLTEDEKNTLFVLRARSAGLTFCGCAHAVYLCNLVHSLRCFIKSHTANRDSIASEENGQLCVGILGMGHMGKQLLLSLLEMTLIKPSHIKVSTRRPESAMDFVQMGVECFFDNRKLAAWADVLFLCCLPSHLCEVCCELHSHLSKHCLVYSFISAVPVTRLTTLLRHNFILKPQYSFVACDTADLWLSCTHLTTALTHPLLIEASCPLTMSGGISLGMNWVCAVLYTLLNICTSACLGSSDALFLINSLFKEKWTHDMDLNAQHLIRASYACSLLKEEPFPWISLTDAQTKETPLQRFLSSNKSMQQCISAAYKSLLEKPLKLHN
- the gstz1 gene encoding maleylacetoacetate isomerase isoform X1; protein product: MHVSLRGLAKPVLHGYFRSSCSWRVRIAFALKGIEYDQVPVNLIRDGGQQLTEQYKELNPMQQVPAVEIDGVTLSQSLAVIQYIDETRPGPRLLPVDPIKRAQVRLISDLIASGIQPLQNLYVLQKIGAEKVQWAQHFIDRGFQALEPILRQTAGKYCVGDEISMADICLVPQVYNAERFKVDVSQYPLIKRLHQTLLEIDAFKMSHPSCQPDTPVDLRA
- the zgc:163014 gene encoding rab9 effector protein with kelch motifs; protein product: MGSLDFYVLWSLRDAPRQFISKTNRRCFQVHIPLPLPKQLVIFGLGEWKCSEQTTISVEVVVSAEVQPQKIGTLTSQTRCLTWEGDWTSDLVTEAAEKSRRGVYGKIVLTVCGEPQDKSSLFSTTSLLQSKCLFAEQHSTTDLSSILHENAGHEMINSNSSGLGDSVCYVEMQVNKIDSRDSTVGIKPQVWPTDKTPRRTVISKRGHLTWSSEDMDSLSEDTDRASTPKKKRLLRMNSQEEMTVQIKNENRQVSVNPSRRWSHTMCLSDPDTAILIGGETADQNYCEDWLWKHELDNDFWFPINSSAYGPVPPCAQGHSATYDPDSKSVFVYGGLREGQRYSELYILNTLTWKWKLVTAKGNVPSLAYHSAAFYKKELFVFGGVHPGHSSGDKFCSNALYIFNPEFELWYKPIVEGDRPLPRFGHSATLLAQRLIIFGGRKTATYLNDLHVLDLGFMEYTAVKCGNMPPLPRGFHAAVPVSDNRILVSGGCSAIGALHDVHIFNTDTNMWSSVASPLLSSKPRAGHSMISLGCSTLTDTEKHEQAENVTVHCTVLVFGGSDCSGAFYDDTVKCIMKIPGDK
- the gstz1 gene encoding maleylacetoacetate isomerase isoform X3; translation: MHVSLRGLAKPVLHGYFRSSCSWRVRIAFALKGIEYDQVPVNLIRDGGQQLTEQYKELNPMQQVPAVEIDGVTLSQSLAVIQYIDETRPGPRLLPVDPIKRAQVRLISDLIASGIQPLQKIGAEKVQWAQHFIDRGFQALEPILRQTAGKYCVGDEISMADICLVPQVYNAERFKVDVSQYPLIKRLHQTLLEIDAFKMSHPSCQPDTPVDLRA